CTTTTACAGGTAAAGTATTTAAAAGTAATTTATCGGATTTATCCTTTTCTTCTGCAATTTCTTTTGTTCTTTCTTTAATTATTACTTCAAGTCTTTCATTTTTCTTTCTTAGGCGGTAACTACTGATTTTTATTGTAATATAAATTAGTATTATCAAAATAAGAAAATAGGAAATATAAGCTATAGTGGTGCGGTGCCAAGGTGGTAACACTGTAAATTCAAAACTATCGATACTACTTTCTGTAGCGTAAATATTTTTTGATTTCACATAAAAAGTATAATCACCTTCACGGAGGTTTGTAAATATCGCTTTGGAATCACTTGACCATGATGACCATTTATTTTTGTATCCTTTCAATTTATATGAAAACTTGATTTTATTGGGGTAATTAAAAAACAGAGAAGCAAATTCAAATGTTACTGAATTATCTTTAAAATCAAGTGTGGGTTTAAAACTATTGGCTTGCTTTGATGAGATTTTCAGTGCTTTTGAAGTATCATTAGAATAGTAAGTGCCATTAAAAATTAATGAATCATTTGCAATTAATATCTTTCGTATCAGAGTTTTGTAATTGCTTTGAAATTTTGTATTTTTTTCAAAATTATAATAAACCAATCCGTCATCGCATCCTATCCATGTGTCTTTGTTTTTTAAATTGTAAATTGTCTGCAATTTCCCCATTTCAATAGCGGCAAAGGCTTTTTTAATAATATTTCCGTTTTGATCGATGATGTTTATTTTGTTATCAAGGGTAAAATATGTTCTGTTATTGTTTTCGAATAATAATGTTGTAGCTGTTATTCTGCTGTTTCCTGGAATATTTGCTATATCAAAATAACCTTTGTAAAACTCAGGTTTATCTTTTAATGAATCAGCTAAAGCTTGTTTAACAGTTTCTTCATCAACGAAATCCAGAAATCCATTGTTTGTAGCAAACACTACTTTTTCTTGATATTCAAATGGTAGGGCAGGTCCGTCTTCTAATCCATCAACAATTCCATATTCTGATATTTTATAATTGAGATTGCTGTCCATTTGAATTTTTAAAGCTTTTCCTGTACTTGTACCAAGCCAAATTTCAAGGTAGTGCGTAGTACAACTTTTATTTATTGCAATTTTTTTAACTTCTACAAAAATATCATCAAATTGTTTTAATAATTCCCAACTTTTATTTCTTTTAAATATCGATAAACCTTTATCTCCAGCTACAAATAATAATTTTGATTTCTTATTATATTTTAATGTATAGGCATTGATAGAATATATTTTTTTTACTTCATCATTTTCAATAGAATAAATTCCATCATTAGCACCTATTAAATTTGAATTCTCCGCTTTTATCAAAGACCACACATCGTTTGCAATTGCAGTAACAGGCTTGAATTTAATAAATGAACTGTTAGGTATTTGCTTGTATAAGCCTGTGGACGTACCGATATAAAGCTTGTTGTTAAAATTATTAATTGCATAAACATTTCCTTTAATACCTGAATTTTCAGAATAAAAAGAAAGGGGAGAGGCGTATTCAATTTTCGAAATACCATTACTTAATCCTACCCAAATATTTCTTTGAGCATCCTGATATGCCTGCTTAATATGATTTGTTCTTAATCCTATTCTTTGATTAATTATATTTTTTATTTTACCGTTTTTATCAATAATTATCAAACCATTGTTAGTGGTATTAAATGCAAAATTATTATCGTTTAATAGTATTCCACCGTATATGTTTGAGGAATTAATTGTTTTTTCATCATCAACAGTGAACTCAATTATTTTTCCATTCGTGGGATTATATTTCCATAATCCACTGTTGTAGCTTGCTATTAAAATATT
This window of the Bacteroidota bacterium genome carries:
- a CDS encoding adenylate/guanylate cyclase domain-containing protein; translation: MKIKYFITLSVLLIAFNQKIYSQNFKYPVTNYSTKEYGRQQEAQNWAVVQDKRGFMYFGNSNGILEFDGKDWNFIKVKSGRYVTSLACNDKGKIFVGSQNEFGYLSPDKLGNLLYSSLSDSLKDDDKFFTTIWKTYTFDDKIYFQSEESLFIYDGKNIKVINATTSFHLSFLVNKTLYLRQRSEGLMKITKGKLEKALNGKFFLDIGIFAMLPFADESENILIASYNSGLWKYNPTNGKIIEFTVDDEKTINSSNIYGGILLNDNNFAFNTTNNGLIIIDKNGKIKNIINQRIGLRTNHIKQAYQDAQRNIWVGLSNGISKIEYASPLSFYSENSGIKGNVYAINNFNNKLYIGTSTGLYKQIPNSSFIKFKPVTAIANDVWSLIKAENSNLIGANDGIYSIENDEVKKIYSINAYTLKYNKKSKLLFVAGDKGLSIFKRNKSWELLKQFDDIFVEVKKIAINKSCTTHYLEIWLGTSTGKALKIQMDSNLNYKISEYGIVDGLEDGPALPFEYQEKVVFATNNGFLDFVDEETVKQALADSLKDKPEFYKGYFDIANIPGNSRITATTLLFENNNRTYFTLDNKINIIDQNGNIIKKAFAAIEMGKLQTIYNLKNKDTWIGCDDGLVYYNFEKNTKFQSNYKTLIRKILIANDSLIFNGTYYSNDTSKALKISSKQANSFKPTLDFKDNSVTFEFASLFFNYPNKIKFSYKLKGYKNKWSSWSSDSKAIFTNLREGDYTFYVKSKNIYATESSIDSFEFTVLPPWHRTTIAYISYFLILIILIYITIKISSYRLRKKNERLEVIIKERTKEIAEEKDKSDKLLLNTLPVKVVDELKEKGKVEPENFNDVTVYFSDVVGFTNKSTKMEPKELIDELSDIFTAFDDIMTKYNCERIKTIGDAYMAVCGMPEPNEKHAENMLMASLEIMEYLKSRNNNKDSKQKWEIRIGLNSGKVTGGIVGVRKYIYDVFGDTINTASRMESSSEPMKINVSEATFNLLKNDFKFINRGKIEAKGKGEINMFFAKLD